atgatgatgtcctaccgagtgggcccagagatacctctccgtttacacggagtgacaaatcccagtctcgatccgcataaaacaatagatactttcggagatacctgtagtgtacctttatagtcacccagttacgttgtgacgtttgatacacccaaggcactcctacggtatccaggagttacacgatctcatggtcaaaggaagagatacttgacattggcaaagctctagcaaacgaactacacgatccttgtgctatgcttaggattgggtcttgtccatcacatcattctcctaatgatgtgatcccgttatcaacgacatccaatgtccatagccaggaaaccatgactatctgttgatcacaacgagctagtcaactagaggctcactagggacatattgtggtctatgtattcacacgtgtattacgatttccggataatacagttatagcatgaataaaagacaattatcatgaacaaggaaatataataataatacttttattattgcctctagggcatatttccaacaccacctggccatcaaggctaacctcctcctcctcacagctagtagtactgaaaccgcacatcatgtactcggttttagttctactaagcctaaaccctttcgattccaaggtttgtctccataactctaacttcctatttacccccatccgactatcgtcaactagcaccacatcatccgcaaagagcatacaccatgggatatctccttgtataccccttgtgacctcatccatcaccaatgcaaaaagataagggctcaaagctgacccctgatgcagtcctatcttaatcgggaagtcatcggtgtcgacatcacttgttcgaacacttgtcacaacattattgtacatgtccttgatgagggtaatgtactttgctgggaatttgtgtttctccaaggcccaccacatgacatttcgcggtatcttatcataggccttctccaagtcaatgaacaccatatgcaagtccttcttatgctccctatatctctccataagttgtcgtaccaagaaaatggattCCATGGTCGACcttccaggcatgaaaccaaactgatttttggtcacgcttgtcattcttcttaagcggtgctcaatgactctctcccatagcttcattgtatggctcatcagcttaattccacggtaattagtacaactctgaacatcccccttgttcttgaagattggtactaatatactccgtctccattcttctggcatcttgtttgcccgaaaaatgaggttgaaaagcttggttagccatactatcgctatgtccccgagaccttttcacacctcaatggggatacaatcatggcccatcgccttgcctcctttcatcctttttaaagcctccttcacctcagactcctggatgcgccgcacaaaacgcatgctggtctcatcaaaggagtcattcagttcaatggtagaactctcattctccccattgaacagcttgtcgaagtactcccgccatctatgcttaatctcttcgtccttcaccaagagttggcctgctccgtccttgatgcatttgacttggccaatatccctcgtcttcctctctcggatcttagccatcttatagatgtccctttcaccttccttctcaTCATCCTCCTCATCGCCAAATCCAATTGATTGCCCCAAGTCCCTATGAGGCCATGACCCCAACTCCCCAAGCTAATCAATGAAGTATCACACTCCAGTGTACTCCAAGGGCCCCGGCGAACGGATCCAGAGAGGCGAGCCGGCCAGCGGAGACACACCCTGTGCCCTGGCAGGAACACGGAGAGTAGCAGCCGGCAGACTGGCCATCGATCATTAGGGACGTGGTCCGACTGTCCGGGGTGGAGAGTGGAGACGTGAAGTCCAGGCCGTTCCTCGTAATTTTTTCCCTTGTCTATTTTTCTGCTTATGATGAATTGATGTGATGATGTTTGACCTGCTTGATTCCAGGGCCAGCTGTGGCATTCTAGAGCAATGTGGAGCAGCGTTGGATTTCTTCTATTTGCTCCAAGAGACCAAGAACAGGATTCAAAAGACAAGAATTCAGGTCTTCTCTCTCCTTTTAACTGTTCCTTTTTCGAAACTAAAATCACGAACTATTTGAGATCAACCATTTCACAGGAGAGATTGAATGGCTTGGCCATGTGCTTTATTCAGAAAGATATTTTGGATAAGATTGATCTTGACACTATATTAGTGATTTTGCATCCAAAAATGCTTGAAGGTGTCGTTTTTCTTGAGTATTGTATGCCATTCACTTCTTTTTTGTGTATTTTTCAGGTGGCTCCTGAAATTTGCTGATGCACGTTTGTGGTTGGACTGCTAGATTGGAATTGTAGCTTCTGCGAATTGGATCAAGAATTTGAGAACAATGTCACATATTTATTTAGCTAAGAGTTAAGACAAGACTTCTAGGTTGTTGGAGCGTGTATCCTAATCCTATGATCATCTGATATATCTGTGGACCGTGGTGTATTAACACCATATTTGCTAATGAAATTTTTACTTTTATATGAATTTCCTTCTATATGATAGGCTTGGAAGGTTTTTTTGTCTATTATATAGTAGTGTATAAGGGCCCATTTTCTCAATTTGCACAAGGGCCTCTTGAATGTCAGGGCCGGCCCTGCTAACCTCATACACAAATTTACATCAGCAAAAAATTACTGACCAAAACTAATCACCTTCTAATTACATGTGGCGTCTAGACGTAATGCAGATGGGAAGAAAACAGAGAGCAAGCCCAGAAAACTTCAAGGACGCCATGTCCGCGGAGAGACACCAGGGGCTCGCCTCACGCCGGCCTCGGCAGCGCCAGCGGCGTCACCTCGGCGAGAGGCGTGGGCATGGGGCTGGGCAGAGGCGACGTCCGGCACACCGGGCACGTGGGCCGCCGCCGGAGCCACGCGTCGACGCAGCCGCGGTGGAACAGGTGGCCGCAGTCCGGCAGCACCCGGACCACGTCGCTGTCCGCGTACCTCTCCAGGCAGACGGCGCAGCACGCCGCGTGCTGCCCCTCCTCCGAGGCCGGCTTCCTCGCCTCCCTGTAGACCACCGCCGGGTACGCCTCCAGCGTCGCCGCGTCGATGCCGCCGAGCTCGACGTCGCCGTTgccgcggcggggcggcgccggcgccggaaTCCCGCGGGCGTCGGCCACCGGCATGGACGACGAGGCGCGGGCGCAGCAGAGGTAGACGGCGAAGGCGACGGTGCAGACGAGGAGGAGGATGCCGACGGAGACGGCCAGGCCGTAGCCGAACCCGCCGGCGCCGCTCGACCCGAACAGGCCGTGCGGGGCGCCGGGCGGCGACGGGCCGCCGGTGCCCATCGCTGCTCTCCGTGGATGTTGTTAGCGACGTCAACGGGGAGGAGCTTTGCGTGGCGAGCTGTGGTCGAGGACGGGCGCAGGGAAGGTACAAGGCGTGGAGACGCAGGGGACGGCGTGGCGTGTCTAGTCAGTGTCAATGTAGCGTGGCTGGTTTGTTCATCGGCGTTCCGATTAATTCGACGTTGATGCGGATTCGTTTGCTTCTGGAAGTGCATCTTCGTGTGCTTAGGCTTTTGTTTACTCAAATTTGCTATTCCAGGGTGACATGAGATTTTCGCGTGCTCTTTGTCTGATACATCTCTGGTTTTGTTTACTTTCAAGTAAGCTAACTGAAAACAAACAATAAGGACCAGCGCGACGGTTTTCAAGGTTGGCTAGATTATTATTTTTTGACGTTTTATTGATTTGAGAGAAATTGAAAATCCCAATTTGAGTCTGCTGATCGTTCTCTGCCCTCCATCTCGGATCTAACAGCCACCAAGTCATCTTCCACCTTCAACCGTTTTTTTTCCTCCGGACACATCTCCATCCAACCGCCTCATGGacgaccggccgaaccgccggccaccATCGCCCGCGGCCGGTGGCCCTCCCGCGCAGCCTCGCCGCCTTGACCTCCTCAAAACATCCTCCCACCGCCGCCCCCGGTCATCCAGCTAACTTGCACCACTACCANNNNNNNNNNNNNNNNNNNNNNNNNNNNNNNNNNNNNNNNNNNNNNNNNNNNNNNNNNNNNNNNNNNNNNNNNNNNNNNNNNNNNNNNNNNNNNNNNNNNNNNNNNNNNNNNNNNNNNNNNNNNNNNNNNNNNNNNNNNNNNNNNNNNNNNNNNNNNNNNNNNNNNNNNNNNNNNNNNNNNNNNNNNNNNNNNNNNNNNNNNNNNNNNNNNNNNNNNNNNNNNNNNNNNNNNNNNNNNNNNNNNNNNNNNNNNNNNNNNNNNNNNNNNNNNNNNNNNNNNNNNNNNNNNNNNNNNNNNNNNNNNNNNNNNNNNNNNNNNNNNNATGATGGGGTAGCTTCTTCCTTCCCTTTGATTGTTTCTCTATTCAAtccaaaatcaactgacccaaatttgtgatcaaaatggataaaaagagatgtatctagacatgttttagttttagatacatctctttttaactattttgatgacaagtatttcggacggaggaagtagctATTTTTTGTGAATAAAGTTTGGTGCGTGTTTTTTTTTAATGATCAGCACTACCAAAAAAAAGAAGGCATGCAAAGCGTGGTTTCCTGGATCCACGTCGTTGGAAGTTCGCGAGCTCCAGGAACCAACATGCGTGAATGCATGTGAGCATATATGGAATTTTGTGGCAGTGCCTGGTCTGGTAGGTTTTACACACTGTGAAGGTGTGTCCACCCAGCGAGTGATGTATCCCGTGACCTGCTGCTACGTGTGAACGCAGGCGGCCAAGAGGCCAAAAAACACCTCTCCTTTTCTTTGCGAGAAATAAAACAGCACCGTCCGATGAAACGCCGTCTCGAACTCACTCTCTGCTGTAGTTGGACgttaagaagaaaaagaagaagaagaagaagaagaagaaagaaaaacaatCTGCTGTAGCAGGACGCTAGGCAGCGTGAATGCGAGCACGCAGCGAGCGTGGGCGGCCGCTCGGCACACTCGAATGAATTTCAGTGCAGTAGTGTGCACATTGCCAGCAGCCGTGCACCCTGAAAAGCACGACGGCTGTACTAGTCTGTCCGTTTCGTAGCAGTAATTATTATTGTGGATTTTAGTTCAAATAGGAAGTAGAAAAAAGGAGCAGAGATGGCAAAGGGCAAGGGAGAGCATATATGCTGGA
This portion of the Triticum dicoccoides isolate Atlit2015 ecotype Zavitan chromosome 7A, WEW_v2.0, whole genome shotgun sequence genome encodes:
- the LOC119332322 gene encoding RING-H2 finger protein ATL70-like; the protein is MGTGGPSPPGAPHGLFGSSGAGGFGYGLAVSVGILLLVCTVAFAVYLCCARASSSMPVADARGIPAPAPPRRGNGDVELGGIDAATLEAYPAVVYREARKPASEEGQHAACCAVCLERYADSDVVRVLPDCGHLFHRGCVDAWLRRRPTCPVCRTSPLPSPMPTPLAEVTPLALPRPA